Proteins from a genomic interval of Ferrovibrio terrae:
- a CDS encoding peptidylprolyl isomerase, whose amino-acid sequence MHRLIALTLILGCLTATPVLAQDQQRIVALINDEVVSQRDLNERMRIIMATTRLPDNNPEILRAVREQALRSLVDDRLQMQEAKRRNINVSQQDVDAAIGAVERQMNIPPGRFDEFIRRGGIDPTAVAGQIRTELTWSRMVRARTSAQTSVTEQEIDEAVAKLRANVGQTEELISEILVPVDSPDQEEPQRQLAQRIIEQLRGGANFPALARQFSRGTTAVNGGDVGWVQRGTLNEEIEAAIAKLDKGQLSEPIRTVGGWQIVALRDRRRISLPGIEENRVTLKQLLIPLAAEAPQAEADAAIAKARQARGEIRTCDDVEPVAGRYDAPGSGSLGTLRMGDLPESFRQAVAPLDINQTSEPVRATRAVHIFTLCGRQEASGLNRNEVRQNILSRRAELMAQRYIRELRRDATIEFR is encoded by the coding sequence ATGCACCGCCTGATCGCCCTCACTCTCATTCTTGGCTGTCTGACCGCCACACCGGTCCTGGCACAGGATCAGCAACGCATTGTTGCGCTGATCAATGATGAGGTCGTTTCGCAACGCGATCTCAACGAACGCATGCGTATCATCATGGCCACTACCCGCCTGCCGGATAACAATCCGGAAATCCTGCGGGCCGTCCGTGAACAGGCGCTGCGCTCGCTGGTCGATGACCGGTTGCAGATGCAGGAAGCCAAGCGCCGCAACATCAATGTCAGTCAGCAGGATGTCGATGCGGCGATCGGCGCCGTCGAGCGCCAGATGAACATCCCGCCGGGTCGCTTCGACGAATTCATTCGTCGCGGCGGCATCGACCCCACGGCAGTCGCCGGCCAGATCCGTACCGAGCTGACCTGGAGCCGCATGGTGCGCGCCCGCACCAGCGCCCAGACCTCCGTGACCGAGCAGGAAATCGACGAAGCGGTCGCCAAGCTGCGCGCCAATGTCGGCCAGACCGAAGAGCTGATCTCGGAAATCCTGGTGCCGGTCGACAGCCCCGATCAGGAAGAACCGCAGCGTCAGCTGGCACAGCGCATCATCGAACAGCTGCGTGGCGGCGCCAATTTCCCCGCCCTCGCCCGCCAGTTCAGCCGCGGCACCACCGCAGTCAACGGCGGCGATGTCGGCTGGGTGCAGCGCGGTACCCTGAACGAGGAAATCGAGGCTGCCATCGCCAAGCTGGACAAGGGCCAGCTCTCGGAGCCGATCCGCACCGTGGGCGGCTGGCAGATCGTGGCGCTGCGCGACCGCCGTCGCATCTCGCTGCCGGGTATCGAAGAAAATCGCGTCACGCTGAAGCAGTTGCTGATCCCGCTGGCCGCCGAAGCGCCGCAGGCCGAAGCGGATGCCGCCATCGCCAAGGCGCGCCAGGCGCGCGGCGAGATCCGGACCTGCGATGACGTGGAACCTGTGGCGGGCCGCTACGACGCGCCCGGTTCGGGCAGCCTGGGGACGCTGCGGATGGGCGATCTGCCGGAGAGCTTCCGCCAGGCGGTCGCCCCGCTCGACATCAACCAGACCTCGGAGCCGGTGCGGGCCACCCGCGCGGTGCATATCTTCACCCTGTGCGGCAGGCAGGAAGCCTCCGGCCTGAACCGCAACGAAGTGCGCCAGAACATTCTGTCGCGTCGCGCCGAGTTGATGGCCCAGCGTTACATTCGCGAGTTGCGCCGCGATGCCACCATTGAATTCCGATAA
- the pdxA gene encoding 4-hydroxythreonine-4-phosphate dehydrogenase PdxA, with amino-acid sequence MPPLNSDKAQSTSAAPAAVLPIALTMGEPAGIGGEIALQAWLRRREAGLPPFLMLDDPERLKAIAALHGWKVPIEAISEPEAALDVFDRALPVLPVPLPAIPQPGIPDRRNAPAVLHAIELAVTLCSNGKVAALVTNPIHKAALYDAGFSHPGHTEFLAALCDAPRPVMMLASDRLRVVPVTIHVALKRAIDLLDADLIVETARITAADLRDRFGIPKPRLALAGLNPHAGESRSMGEEDAAIVAPAVARLRSMGIDARGPLPPDTMFHAEARETYDAAICMYHDQALIPIKTLDFDSGVNVTLGLPIIRTSPDHGTAFDIAGKGIAKPDSLIAALKMAATMAKHRIDVQG; translated from the coding sequence ATGCCACCATTGAATTCCGATAAGGCGCAGTCCACCAGCGCGGCGCCGGCCGCAGTTTTGCCCATCGCCCTGACCATGGGCGAACCGGCCGGCATCGGTGGCGAGATCGCCCTGCAGGCCTGGTTGCGCCGACGCGAAGCTGGCCTCCCCCCCTTCCTGATGCTGGACGACCCCGAGCGCCTGAAAGCGATTGCGGCCCTGCATGGCTGGAAGGTGCCGATCGAGGCCATCTCCGAGCCCGAGGCGGCGCTCGATGTGTTCGACCGCGCGCTGCCGGTGCTGCCGGTGCCTCTGCCGGCCATCCCGCAGCCCGGCATCCCGGATCGCCGCAACGCCCCCGCCGTGCTGCATGCCATCGAACTCGCGGTCACGCTCTGCAGCAATGGCAAGGTGGCTGCGCTGGTCACCAATCCAATCCACAAGGCGGCACTCTACGACGCCGGCTTCAGCCATCCCGGCCATACCGAATTCCTGGCGGCGCTTTGCGATGCGCCGCGTCCGGTGATGATGCTGGCCTCCGACAGGCTGCGTGTCGTGCCCGTCACCATCCACGTGGCGCTGAAGCGTGCCATTGACCTGCTCGATGCCGACCTGATCGTGGAGACGGCGCGGATCACGGCAGCCGACCTGCGCGACAGGTTCGGCATCCCAAAGCCGCGGCTGGCGCTGGCTGGTCTCAACCCGCATGCCGGCGAAAGCCGCAGCATGGGCGAGGAAGACGCCGCCATCGTGGCGCCCGCCGTCGCGCGCCTGCGTAGCATGGGCATCGACGCGCGCGGGCCGCTGCCGCCCGACACCATGTTTCATGCCGAGGCGCGCGAGACTTACGACGCCGCGATCTGCATGTATCACGACCAGGCGCTGATCCCGATCAAGACGCTGGATTTCGACAGCGGCGTGAATGTCACGCTCGGCCTGCCGATCATCCGCACCTCGCCCGATCATGGCACGGCATTCGATATCGCCGGCAAGGGGATTGCCAAACCCGACAGCCTGATCGCCGCGCTGAAGATGGCAGCCACGATGGCGAAGCATCGCATTGATGTCCAAGGTTGA